A portion of the Punica granatum isolate Tunisia-2019 chromosome 7, ASM765513v2, whole genome shotgun sequence genome contains these proteins:
- the LOC116214190 gene encoding uncharacterized protein LOC116214190 — translation MLLANQWKAQLSASSDYYTFEALALSRLIVVYKLTPAFCPNELEELVNSISEHGQTNEPPEVLGFSGKQPYPKVRLPCEREKKLAQSCPSVGDHLQLRHMNKRCRMA, via the exons ATGCTGTTGGCCAACCAATGGAAGGCTCAGCTGAGTGCTTCATCTGATTATTATACTTTTGAGGCATTGGCTCTCTCGAGGCTTATAGTGGTCTATAAACTGACCCCTGCATTTTGTCCTAATGAGCTTGAAGAGCTTGTGAATTCTATATCTGAGCATGGCCAAACCAATGAGCCACCAGAGGTCCTTGGTTTTTCAGGAAAGCAACCGT ATCCCAAGGTTCGTCTTCCTTGTGAGAGGGAGAAGAAGCTGGCGCAGAGCTGCCCAAGTGTTGGTGATCATCTGCAACTACGTCATATGAACAAGCGTTGCCGCATGGCTTAA
- the LOC116214189 gene encoding superoxide dismutase [Cu-Zn] 1: MVKAVVVLSSSEGVKGTIHFTQEGNGPTTVTGNISGLKPGLHGFHVHALGDTTNGCMSTGPHFNPAGKEHGAPEDENRHAGDLGNVNVGENGTVSFTIVDSQIPLTGPNSIVGRAVVVHGDPDDLGKGGHELSKTTGNAGGRVACGVIGLQG; this comes from the exons ATGGTGAAGGCGGTCGTTGTCCTTAGCAGCAGTGAGGGTGTCAAGGGAACTATCCACTTTACCCAGGAGGGAAATG GACCAACCACAGTGACCGGAAATATTTCTGGCCTTAAGCCTGGACTCCACGGTTTCCATGTCCATGCTCTCGGGGACACCACAAATGGGTGCATGTCTACTG GACCACATTTCAATCCTGCTGGGAAGGAGCACGGTGCCCCCGAAGATGAAAATCGTCATGCTGGTGATCTGGGCAATGTCAATGTCGGGGAAAATG GTACTGTTAGTTTCACAATTGTTGACAGCCAG ATCCCTCTTACTGGTCCGAATTCAATTGTTGGAAGGGCTGTTGTTGTCCACGGAGATCCTGATGACCTTGGCAAGG GTGGACATGAACTTAGCAAGACAACTGGGAATGCTGGGGGCAGAGTGGCTTGTG GTGTGATTGGTCTTCAGGGATAA